One genomic region from Apodemus sylvaticus chromosome 1, mApoSyl1.1, whole genome shotgun sequence encodes:
- the Tlx1 gene encoding T-cell leukemia homeobox protein 1 isoform X1, with protein MEHLGPHHLHPGHAEPISFGIDQILNSPDQGGCMGPASRLQDGEYGLGCLVGGAYTYGGGGSAAGAGAGGTGAYGTGGPGGPGGPAGGGGGACSMGPLAGSYNVNMALAGGPGPGGGGGGGGAGGAGALSAAGVIRVPAHRPLAGAVAHPQPLATGLPTVPSVPAVPGVNNLTGLTFPWMESNRRYTKDRFTVALSPFTVTRRIGHPYQNRTPPKKKKPRTSFTRLQICELEKRFHRQKYLASAERAALAKALKMTDAQVKTWFQNRRTKWRRQTAEEREAERQQANRILLQLQQEAFQKSLAQPLPADPLCVHNSSLFALQNLQPWSDDSTKITSVTSVASACE; from the exons ATGGAGCACCTGGGTCCGCACCATCTCCACCCGGGCCACGCGGAGCCCATCAGCTTCGGCATCGACCAGATCCTCAACAGCCCTGACCAGGGCGGCTGTATGGGGCCCGCTTCGCGCCTCCAGGACGGAGAATACGGCCTTGGCTGTTTGGTCGGAGGCGCTTACACTTACGGCGGCGGGGGATCCGCCGCTGGGGCGGGGGCCGGGGGCACAGGCGCTTACGGCACCGGAGGCCCGGGTGGCCCCGGTGGCCCGGCAGGCGGTGGCGGCGGTGCCTGCAGCATGGGCCCACTGGCCGGCTCCTACAACGTGAACATGGCCTTGGCGGGCGGCCCCGGTCCGggaggcggcggcggtggcggggGTGCCGGTGGCGCCGGGGCGCTGAGCGCTGCAGGGGTGATCCGGGTGCCCGCGCACAGGCCGCTAGCTGGAGCTGTGGCCCATCCCCAGCCCCTGGCCACCGGCTTGCCTACTGTGCCCTCTGTGCCTGCGGTGCCGGGTGTCAACAACCTCACCGGCCTCACCTTCCCCTGGATGGAGAGTAACCGCAGATACACAAAGGACAGGTTCACAG TGGCCCTCTCACCCTTCACTGTAACACGCCGTATAGGTCACCCCTATCAGAACCGGACGCCCCCTAAGAAGAAGAAGCCGCGCACATCCTTCACACGCCTGCAGATCTGTGAGCTGGAAAAGCGCTTCCACCGCCAGAAGTATTTGGCTTCGGCGGAGCGCGCTGCTCTGGCCAAGGCGCTCAAAATGACCGATGCGCAAGTAAAAACCTGGTTCCAGAACCGGAGGACGAAATGGAG GCGACAGACAGCAGAGGAGCGTGAGGCCGAGAGGCAGCAGGCGAACCGCATCCTATTGCAGCTGCAGCAGGAGGCCTTCCAGAAGAGCCTGGCCCAGCCGCTGCCCGCAGACCCACTGTGCGTGCACAACTCGTCGCTCTTTGCCCTGCAGAACCTGCAGCCGTGGTCTGATGACTCCACCAAAATCACCAGCGTCACGTCGGTGGCTTCGGCCTGCGAGTGA
- the Tlx1 gene encoding T-cell leukemia homeobox protein 1 isoform X2 has protein sequence MEHLGPHHLHPGHAEPISFGIDQILNSPDQGGCMGPASRLQDGEYGLGCLVGGAYTYGGGGSAAGAGAGGTGAYGTGGPGGPGGPAGGGGGACSMGPLAGSYNVNMALAGGPGPGGGGGGGGAGGAGALSAAGVIRVPAHRPLAGAVAHPQPLATGLPTVPSVPAVPGVNNLTGLTFPWMESNRRYTKDRFTGHPYQNRTPPKKKKPRTSFTRLQICELEKRFHRQKYLASAERAALAKALKMTDAQVKTWFQNRRTKWRRQTAEEREAERQQANRILLQLQQEAFQKSLAQPLPADPLCVHNSSLFALQNLQPWSDDSTKITSVTSVASACE, from the exons ATGGAGCACCTGGGTCCGCACCATCTCCACCCGGGCCACGCGGAGCCCATCAGCTTCGGCATCGACCAGATCCTCAACAGCCCTGACCAGGGCGGCTGTATGGGGCCCGCTTCGCGCCTCCAGGACGGAGAATACGGCCTTGGCTGTTTGGTCGGAGGCGCTTACACTTACGGCGGCGGGGGATCCGCCGCTGGGGCGGGGGCCGGGGGCACAGGCGCTTACGGCACCGGAGGCCCGGGTGGCCCCGGTGGCCCGGCAGGCGGTGGCGGCGGTGCCTGCAGCATGGGCCCACTGGCCGGCTCCTACAACGTGAACATGGCCTTGGCGGGCGGCCCCGGTCCGggaggcggcggcggtggcggggGTGCCGGTGGCGCCGGGGCGCTGAGCGCTGCAGGGGTGATCCGGGTGCCCGCGCACAGGCCGCTAGCTGGAGCTGTGGCCCATCCCCAGCCCCTGGCCACCGGCTTGCCTACTGTGCCCTCTGTGCCTGCGGTGCCGGGTGTCAACAACCTCACCGGCCTCACCTTCCCCTGGATGGAGAGTAACCGCAGATACACAAAGGACAGGTTCACAG GTCACCCCTATCAGAACCGGACGCCCCCTAAGAAGAAGAAGCCGCGCACATCCTTCACACGCCTGCAGATCTGTGAGCTGGAAAAGCGCTTCCACCGCCAGAAGTATTTGGCTTCGGCGGAGCGCGCTGCTCTGGCCAAGGCGCTCAAAATGACCGATGCGCAAGTAAAAACCTGGTTCCAGAACCGGAGGACGAAATGGAG GCGACAGACAGCAGAGGAGCGTGAGGCCGAGAGGCAGCAGGCGAACCGCATCCTATTGCAGCTGCAGCAGGAGGCCTTCCAGAAGAGCCTGGCCCAGCCGCTGCCCGCAGACCCACTGTGCGTGCACAACTCGTCGCTCTTTGCCCTGCAGAACCTGCAGCCGTGGTCTGATGACTCCACCAAAATCACCAGCGTCACGTCGGTGGCTTCGGCCTGCGAGTGA